In Leptospiraceae bacterium, a genomic segment contains:
- a CDS encoding LruC domain-containing protein: protein MKKLLISILLVFLTVQCAKKKKIPVPLASVLESTEEQVTSSGSSTTPSNDNASGGRASQTDPGITESNPVIIDPSTTITGSNKEEYKVEPSSGGQSNTGEVIISKKVENENTSSGDNNNNTSSGDNNNNTSSGDNNNNTSSGDNNNNTSSGDNNTTSNEDKSPGSSGLKSKDISVNVLVDTSSSDTFAYETYKTYKVDSSVLDKDGNILSGILVTITETNSNGEKVILFQQVSDENGKVSGSINVSTSTSQVEVYVSLGNDSSNSTPVPLEINGTLSNCSSDKDKGHGNDADGIDEDNPGKSTGVNENGMENRKADEHRKQKEDSSCTVKKSISTIGNITISAKKKQLNTVYSDSDSDGDGVSDKLDAYPDDPKRVTKLRFPSSGVNTVAFEDLYPSAGDADLNDYVIQFYNEEDLNAKGEVVEIRGFYQHVARGAGYVHTLNLRLPEGTDISYETTITDASGSNVRTGINRFYPNASQIQDGLLILDKSNTTIPSSNSYSGQIFNPGHIASVKINFNTPVSRAALGNAPYDLFIKILSKKVDNKYPVLAPKSLSADASYYEVHFPGKYFNAEKADLYLDSKGFPWAIMVPGIWAWPFEKQDIRNSSVSGYPKFTVWAESKGTLEKEWYKEFIADKVFPVDTEKSGLLAFLNAGSPGMSVSISLISLIVLASFMLYMKNKFLSNNQKI, encoded by the coding sequence ATGAAAAAGTTACTTATTTCTATTTTACTTGTTTTTTTGACTGTGCAGTGTGCTAAAAAGAAGAAGATACCCGTACCTTTAGCCAGTGTGCTTGAAAGCACAGAAGAACAAGTTACATCAAGTGGTAGTTCTACCACCCCCTCAAATGACAATGCCAGTGGAGGGAGGGCCAGTCAAACCGATCCGGGAATAACAGAATCCAATCCGGTAATAATTGATCCATCTACTACAATTACCGGAAGCAATAAAGAGGAATATAAAGTAGAGCCTTCGTCTGGAGGTCAATCCAACACAGGAGAAGTGATCATTTCTAAAAAAGTAGAAAATGAAAATACTTCTTCCGGAGACAATAACAACAATACTTCTTCCGGAGACAATAACAACAATACTTCTTCCGGAGACAATAACAACAATACTTCTTCCGGAGACAATAACAACAATACTTCTTCCGGGGATAATAATACAACATCTAATGAAGACAAGAGCCCTGGCAGTTCCGGTTTAAAATCTAAAGATATCAGCGTAAATGTTCTTGTAGATACTTCCTCATCAGACACCTTTGCATACGAAACCTATAAGACTTATAAAGTTGATTCCAGCGTTCTGGATAAGGACGGAAATATACTGAGCGGAATCCTTGTAACCATTACAGAAACAAATTCGAATGGAGAAAAAGTAATTCTTTTCCAACAGGTAAGCGATGAAAATGGTAAAGTAAGCGGTTCTATCAACGTCAGCACTTCCACTTCACAGGTTGAAGTATATGTGAGTCTGGGTAATGATAGCTCTAATTCGACACCGGTTCCTTTGGAAATTAATGGAACACTCAGTAATTGCAGTTCGGATAAAGACAAAGGACACGGAAACGATGCCGATGGGATCGATGAAGATAATCCCGGGAAAAGTACCGGAGTCAACGAAAATGGAATGGAGAACCGTAAAGCTGATGAACATCGCAAACAAAAAGAAGATTCTTCCTGTACCGTTAAAAAGTCGATTAGCACAATCGGGAATATTACAATTTCTGCAAAAAAGAAACAACTAAATACCGTTTATAGTGATAGTGATAGTGATGGAGACGGAGTAAGTGATAAGCTGGATGCTTATCCCGATGATCCGAAAAGAGTAACAAAGTTACGTTTTCCTTCATCCGGGGTAAATACAGTTGCTTTTGAAGACCTGTATCCCAGTGCCGGTGATGCAGATTTAAATGATTATGTAATTCAATTTTATAACGAAGAAGATTTAAATGCAAAAGGAGAAGTCGTTGAAATTCGCGGTTTCTATCAACATGTAGCCCGCGGAGCGGGTTATGTCCATACCTTAAATCTAAGACTACCGGAAGGAACAGATATAAGCTATGAAACCACCATCACAGATGCAAGCGGAAGTAATGTAAGAACCGGTATAAACCGTTTCTATCCAAATGCCTCTCAAATTCAAGATGGACTCTTGATATTAGATAAAAGCAATACAACAATTCCTTCTTCAAATTCTTATTCAGGTCAGATTTTCAACCCAGGCCATATCGCCAGTGTTAAAATTAACTTTAATACACCCGTAAGCCGTGCTGCTCTTGGAAACGCACCTTATGATCTATTTATAAAGATTCTTAGTAAAAAAGTAGATAATAAATATCCGGTTCTTGCTCCAAAGTCTCTGAGTGCAGATGCTTCTTATTACGAAGTTCATTTTCCGGGAAAATACTTTAATGCAGAAAAGGCCGACTTATATCTCGACTCAAAAGGCTTTCCCTGGGCTATTATGGTTCCAGGAATCTGGGCATGGCCTTTTGAAAAACAGGACATCAGAAATAGCAGTGTAAGTGGTTATCCCAAGTTTACTGTCTGGGCAGAAAGTAAAGGGACACTGGAAAAAGAATGGTATAAAGAATTTATCGCCGATAAAGTTTTTCCTGTAGATACAGAGAAAAGCGGTCTACTTGCATTTTTAAACGCAGGAAGTCCCGGAATGAGTGTAAGCATTTCCTTAATTTCTTTAATAGTACTTGCAAGCTTCATGCTGTATATGAAAAATAAGTTTCTCTCTAACAATCAAAAGATTTAA
- a CDS encoding adenylate/guanylate cyclase domain-containing protein — translation MRIFYKLILLISVVLLLGTLPISYFMINKSQEIILNKTLDVCTNIASNLVTIARDELFLDATYQNTANLIQRLKQSKIKALDNIYIINVYGKYVVEMKDVHMGKNISMEEVDYFKKIDESKLEEIKLEKKRLLRFSYPVYLDEEKLVRIGMVVLDFNKKHLYQPVEEIQYFAILLGLGVFFITLIFTIITSILFTRPINSLSEAVKLFSEGKFSHRIQLESGDELGKLANAFNTMVESIEAADSLKNSYIQAYQKFVPMEVVKFLEKESILDIKLGDQVQKEMTILFSDIRSFTTLSEQMNPEENFNFINSYFKRMGPIVRKHNGFVDKYIGDAIMALFPYSVEDAIDAAIEMQLSIQTYNKEREKVGYSPIAVGIGIHTGNLMLGTIGENERMEGTVISDSVNLASRLESLTKLYSAPIIISEKAFIKLGDTEKYNYRFLGNVKVKGKVKEVFIIELFDYYSNEKKEMMKETKSRFENAIVLYHAGDYEGAKKIFQEILKEYAEDETTKKYITQCEYALKYGVEKESAVD, via the coding sequence ATGAGAATATTTTATAAACTTATTCTTCTTATTTCTGTTGTTCTTCTTTTGGGTACTTTACCTATATCTTATTTTATGATAAATAAAAGCCAGGAGATAATTTTAAATAAAACTCTTGATGTTTGTACGAACATTGCTTCTAACCTTGTAACTATAGCGAGAGATGAATTATTTCTGGATGCAACTTATCAGAATACAGCTAATTTAATTCAACGCCTTAAACAATCAAAGATTAAAGCCCTGGATAATATATATATAATTAATGTATACGGCAAATATGTAGTAGAGATGAAAGACGTGCATATGGGAAAAAATATTTCAATGGAAGAGGTTGATTATTTTAAAAAAATTGATGAGAGTAAGCTAGAAGAAATTAAGCTCGAGAAGAAAAGACTTTTGAGATTCAGTTATCCCGTATATTTAGATGAAGAAAAATTAGTAAGAATCGGAATGGTTGTATTAGATTTTAATAAAAAACATTTGTATCAACCTGTAGAGGAAATTCAATATTTTGCCATACTCTTAGGGCTTGGAGTATTTTTTATAACCTTAATTTTTACGATTATTACTTCTATCTTATTTACGAGACCTATAAATTCTCTATCAGAAGCTGTAAAATTATTTAGTGAAGGAAAGTTTAGTCATAGGATTCAATTGGAATCCGGAGATGAACTGGGCAAGCTGGCAAATGCATTTAATACCATGGTAGAAAGTATTGAGGCAGCAGATTCCTTGAAAAATAGTTATATCCAAGCGTATCAAAAATTTGTACCTATGGAAGTTGTAAAATTTTTAGAGAAAGAGAGTATACTCGACATTAAATTAGGAGATCAGGTTCAGAAGGAAATGACCATATTGTTTTCGGATATACGTTCCTTTACTACTCTTTCCGAACAGATGAACCCGGAAGAGAATTTCAATTTTATCAACTCCTATTTCAAGAGAATGGGACCTATTGTTAGGAAACATAATGGTTTTGTGGATAAATACATTGGTGATGCCATAATGGCTCTTTTTCCGTATAGCGTGGAAGATGCAATTGATGCTGCTATTGAAATGCAGCTTTCTATTCAAACTTATAATAAAGAAAGGGAAAAAGTTGGTTACAGTCCTATTGCCGTTGGAATTGGAATACATACTGGAAATCTAATGTTAGGAACTATTGGAGAAAATGAAAGGATGGAAGGTACTGTTATTTCAGATAGTGTAAATCTTGCTTCCAGGTTAGAGAGTTTAACAAAGCTATATTCGGCTCCTATTATTATTAGTGAAAAAGCATTTATCAAGTTAGGCGATACGGAAAAATATAATTATCGTTTTTTGGGAAATGTGAAAGTGAAAGGGAAGGTGAAGGAAGTTTTTATCATTGAATTATTTGATTATTATTCAAATGAGAAAAAGGAGATGATGAAAGAAACCAAAAGCCGTTTTGAGAATGCTATTGTTTTATATCATGCCGGAGATTACGAGGGAGCTAAAAAAATATTCCAGGAAATTTTAAAGGAATATGCTGAAGATGAAACCACAAAAAAATATATAACACAGTGCGAATATGCTTTAAAATATGGTGTCGAAAAAGAATCTGCGGTAGATTAG
- a CDS encoding tetratricopeptide repeat protein yields the protein MKTLSGLEYSLQSPSEIFFISSIEDKSAFFNRLRKNAAGIIITIGNTATEETRKFINDIPILFIIQNYPHSLEVHKGNVCGFTSDVSIQYFFDVLKRIKPSAKKVYSFYMDEKGAYFAREGKYYDIWMNLDLKVIKIKHRMEVESKLKEIEKDADAFYMVFDTLYDKDTFEQVSEFCKKKGIILMTYYPGLADLGASFALAPNYTNVGIHAGEFANKVIGKELSCSSGPIISPQNPFLYLNKAYIEASGILISKEVQDREKKERLLAFAINLYNKKKYTSSRAVFENVIRLYPNDTIAYEYYNKIINLQTSNEINSMLLRAEDYRKKNDYQNAISVYKKILSLNPNLKNIQEKIDSSVFEKSEYVRKKGMQYQSRNEPYLAIKAYKEALKIYPGNQKAKEQYSILISTEKKKLKSYVGKGIEKYKHRKYTEAIVIFNNVLLVEPANKEAREYLHSSTLKQEAYERLMDCKSDLNEKCKLWKDSWEKK from the coding sequence ATGAAAACCTTATCGGGTCTGGAGTATTCCTTACAGTCTCCTTCGGAAATATTTTTTATTAGTTCTATAGAGGATAAATCAGCTTTTTTTAATCGATTGAGAAAAAATGCAGCAGGTATAATAATTACAATAGGTAATACGGCAACAGAAGAAACAAGAAAATTTATAAATGATATTCCTATATTGTTTATAATTCAGAACTATCCGCATTCTCTTGAAGTTCATAAGGGGAATGTTTGTGGATTTACATCCGATGTTTCTATTCAGTATTTTTTCGATGTATTGAAGCGAATTAAACCTTCTGCAAAAAAAGTATATTCTTTTTATATGGATGAAAAGGGAGCTTATTTTGCAAGAGAAGGTAAGTATTACGATATCTGGATGAATTTAGATCTAAAAGTAATTAAGATTAAACATCGCATGGAAGTCGAGTCAAAGTTAAAAGAGATCGAAAAAGATGCAGATGCTTTTTATATGGTCTTTGATACACTCTATGATAAAGATACTTTTGAGCAAGTCTCTGAGTTTTGTAAAAAGAAAGGGATTATTCTTATGACATATTATCCCGGGCTTGCTGATCTGGGTGCCAGTTTTGCATTAGCACCGAATTATACAAATGTAGGAATTCATGCTGGAGAATTTGCTAATAAAGTCATAGGAAAGGAGCTTTCATGTAGTTCGGGTCCTATTATTTCACCTCAGAATCCATTTCTTTATCTAAATAAGGCATATATCGAGGCTTCCGGTATTCTTATTTCTAAAGAGGTTCAGGACAGAGAAAAAAAGGAGAGATTATTAGCATTTGCTATAAATCTATATAATAAGAAAAAATATACTTCATCACGAGCTGTTTTTGAAAATGTAATAAGATTATATCCGAACGATACAATAGCATATGAATATTATAATAAAATAATAAATTTGCAAACTTCTAATGAAATTAATAGTATGTTACTTAGAGCTGAAGATTATCGAAAAAAGAATGACTATCAAAATGCAATTTCTGTTTATAAGAAAATTCTTAGTTTGAATCCGAATTTGAAGAATATTCAGGAAAAGATAGATAGTTCTGTTTTTGAAAAAAGTGAATATGTTAGGAAAAAAGGTATGCAGTATCAGTCTCGCAATGAGCCTTATCTGGCAATCAAGGCATACAAGGAAGCTTTAAAAATTTATCCGGGAAATCAAAAAGCAAAAGAGCAGTATTCAATCCTGATTAGTACTGAAAAGAAAAAATTGAAAAGCTATGTTGGTAAGGGAATCGAAAAATATAAACATAGGAAATATACAGAAGCTATTGTTATTTTTAATAATGTACTTTTAGTAGAACCGGCAAATAAAGAAGCAAGAGAATATTTGCATTCATCGACTTTAAAACAAGAGGCTTATGAACGTTTAATGGATTGCAAGTCTGATTTGAATGAAAAGTGTAAACTTTGGAAGGATAGCTGGGAAAAGAAATAG
- a CDS encoding TonB-dependent receptor plug domain-containing protein codes for MLFITSFLQASDKKDLLIHFRPFHSASNRLLETRIKQKLEGILKDYNIQFRNEALGVETKDTEENQNYLIIDISYKTNESFPPDIYAQIYHPKNKEIIDAISQEIDFELIEGIELKPEEFEEEERLEEFAKRLEVSLKVNPKREKLTYNIIEHYLNRPVSSGKKEKLIDVDRNKEKKEAYRLLEENQVITASRRQQAIEESPAKVIVIDAKTIEERAYRTLTEVLQDVNGFDFSTFYDSGEYTTDVILRGIGDVGQTQILIMEDGIIQNDIGNGWMRHMQYDISLIDVKRIEIILGPGSALYGANAYAGLINIITKRSKDIYKENSSSKIFSETHIDYGSFQTKLIESFFSYRFSNGLNLRLAGRYMETPGDGGKGRPDPGNYFNNNYEPDKVQINDYGKFGGSEPSVENDRYPGGVRKKIKDGFKTDKENVFIRGAIQKEEFNFGFTIWDLTEGLGSYVPSYEYFTNTDDIPYTKRHNGYFFHIDYGFNVGRKFSSLIKLYTRNTNIHPDTGFVYTYRYQSVETPVINGVQYPPVPDKVKEYHAQSYLSGYQEQFNYDLSNSNHLIWGMQLERVIRAASGDELGGISLGKRQNLRSTIVEKSWDSRGLKSSVAAMFYSTNAAFYIQDEQKFYDNQYGITIGIRRDYDTDYGYVWTARSGLVGNPIKNIYFKLLYGEAFKAPTVFQLYDEFRGNEFLKPQKIKTYETELSYKPFTNITFKGGYFFSQLIGQINEAPNPNDGTYLIGSESQKASYYQNLANTHIYGTSFELDWKPYRYLSFFTNYTYTGKRKREGLFEVDVDPLSGKINNIRTLNDGYEIDNIAARKANIGIYYILLGKVSMNLRMNWVGKRKAPSTNRYFQPYDYSFTKYPYVTEGKPDSYLASYTLVNLTLAYHNLFGIQGLISKLIIRNLFNKEYMGVGRQAGSATRPIDELQPMVSNPEGFVSPYHPQPRREVYLRLSYRL; via the coding sequence ATGTTATTTATCACTTCTTTCTTGCAGGCTTCAGATAAAAAAGATTTACTCATTCACTTTCGACCTTTTCATTCGGCTTCTAACAGGCTTCTTGAAACCAGAATAAAACAGAAACTGGAAGGTATATTAAAAGACTATAATATACAGTTTCGAAACGAAGCACTTGGAGTCGAAACCAAGGATACTGAGGAGAATCAAAATTATCTAATAATTGATATATCCTATAAAACAAATGAATCTTTTCCTCCGGATATATATGCACAAATATATCACCCAAAAAATAAGGAGATTATAGACGCTATTTCTCAGGAAATTGATTTTGAACTGATCGAGGGAATTGAGTTGAAACCGGAAGAGTTCGAGGAAGAGGAAAGGTTAGAAGAATTTGCAAAGCGACTTGAGGTTTCTTTAAAAGTGAACCCGAAAAGAGAAAAGCTTACCTATAATATTATTGAACATTATTTAAACCGCCCGGTAAGCAGTGGTAAAAAAGAAAAGCTAATTGATGTAGACAGAAATAAAGAAAAGAAAGAAGCCTATCGTTTGCTTGAGGAAAACCAGGTTATTACTGCTTCACGAAGGCAGCAGGCTATCGAAGAGTCTCCGGCAAAAGTAATCGTGATTGATGCCAAAACAATAGAAGAAAGGGCCTACAGAACTTTGACGGAAGTTTTGCAGGATGTAAATGGGTTTGACTTTTCCACTTTTTATGATTCCGGGGAATATACAACTGATGTAATTTTACGTGGTATTGGAGATGTAGGGCAGACCCAGATTTTAATCATGGAAGATGGTATCATCCAGAATGACATCGGAAATGGTTGGATGAGGCATATGCAATATGATATAAGCCTGATAGATGTGAAAAGAATCGAAATTATTCTGGGTCCGGGTTCTGCTCTTTACGGAGCCAATGCCTATGCCGGCTTAATTAATATTATTACGAAACGCTCAAAAGATATATATAAGGAAAATTCTTCTTCTAAAATATTCTCAGAAACTCATATTGATTATGGTTCTTTTCAAACAAAACTGATAGAATCTTTTTTTTCCTACCGCTTTTCGAATGGTTTAAATCTTAGGTTAGCAGGACGATACATGGAAACACCAGGAGATGGAGGTAAGGGCAGGCCGGATCCCGGGAATTATTTTAACAATAATTATGAACCGGATAAGGTTCAGATAAATGATTATGGAAAATTTGGTGGTTCTGAACCCAGTGTTGAGAATGATAGGTATCCGGGGGGAGTAAGAAAAAAAATAAAAGATGGCTTTAAAACTGATAAAGAAAATGTATTTATCAGAGGAGCTATCCAAAAGGAAGAGTTTAATTTTGGTTTTACTATCTGGGATTTGACTGAAGGTCTGGGTAGCTACGTTCCTTCTTATGAATATTTTACGAATACAGATGATATCCCTTATACCAAAAGGCATAACGGATACTTTTTCCATATAGATTATGGTTTTAATGTCGGAAGAAAATTTAGTTCTCTTATAAAATTATATACAAGAAATACGAATATTCATCCGGATACCGGTTTTGTGTATACCTATCGTTACCAGAGTGTTGAAACTCCTGTAATCAACGGAGTTCAATACCCACCGGTACCGGATAAAGTTAAAGAATATCACGCTCAAAGCTATCTTTCGGGTTATCAAGAGCAATTTAATTATGATCTTTCAAACTCAAACCATTTGATCTGGGGAATGCAATTGGAAAGAGTGATACGTGCGGCTTCAGGGGATGAGTTGGGAGGAATTTCTTTAGGAAAGAGACAGAATTTACGTTCCACAATCGTGGAAAAAAGCTGGGATAGTCGAGGCTTAAAATCTTCTGTTGCTGCAATGTTTTATTCTACAAATGCTGCCTTTTATATACAAGATGAACAGAAATTTTATGATAATCAATATGGTATTACTATCGGTATCAGGAGAGATTATGATACCGACTATGGTTATGTGTGGACAGCTCGTTCAGGACTTGTTGGTAACCCTATAAAAAACATATATTTTAAACTTTTATATGGAGAAGCTTTTAAAGCTCCTACAGTCTTTCAGTTGTATGATGAATTTCGAGGAAACGAATTTTTAAAACCACAAAAGATAAAAACCTATGAAACGGAATTGAGTTATAAACCTTTTACAAATATAACATTTAAAGGAGGATATTTTTTCAGCCAGTTAATCGGTCAAATAAATGAGGCTCCCAATCCGAATGATGGAACTTACCTGATAGGTTCGGAAAGCCAGAAAGCCAGTTATTATCAAAACCTTGCAAATACTCATATATATGGAACGTCTTTTGAATTAGATTGGAAGCCTTACCGATATCTATCTTTTTTTACTAACTATACTTATACAGGAAAAAGAAAGAGAGAAGGTCTATTTGAAGTGGATGTGGATCCCCTGAGCGGAAAAATAAATAACATTCGAACCCTTAATGATGGTTATGAAATAGATAATATAGCAGCAAGAAAAGCTAATATAGGAATATATTATATACTATTAGGTAAAGTAAGTATGAATTTACGAATGAACTGGGTGGGTAAGCGAAAGGCTCCTTCCACCAATCGTTATTTTCAACCATACGATTATAGTTTTACAAAATATCCTTATGTTACGGAAGGAAAGCCAGATTCTTATCTCGCTTCTTATACTCTTGTCAACCTTACATTGGCTTATCACAATCTATTTGGTATTCAAGGGCTTATATCAAAGTTGATTATTCGAAATCTTTTCAATAAAGAATATATGGGAGTGGGGCGACAGGCCGGTAGTGCTACAAGACCTATAGATGAACTACAACCTATGGTATCTAACCCTGAAGGGTTTGTCAGTCCCTATCACCCGCAACCGCGAAGAGAAGTTTATTTGCGATTATCTTACAGGTTATAA
- a CDS encoding glycosyltransferase, protein MNLLKPIEINQSLSLKDYLSIPFLTAPIQELIEDARQKKDPLHNRTIWMISQSDRGEGVSELLSRKVCLFKDLGFHVRWLSISEENKDFLALNNRLRNLIYGRNENTIQESERILYESINLKIAKELSLLFKQNDILIIHDTAAMATPHFISKKYQIKFIWRCHAGTDIENEFTRNAWEFLKPYSEHYNTTIFSAPEYIPYYFSGRAQIISPSIDPLSHKNRDLSIHKLIGILCNAGLSVAHNPIITPEFNNIALRLQKNRTYAPAKFPDEIGLLYRPIISQISRWEKMKGFLPLLEAFKILKQEYRDKAQTERQQKRIDFVRMVLAGPAPEETPDRPISSSFLKEVEDSYLTLPEDIQRDIAIIKLPLQSVKENALMINALQRCSTLVVQNSLQEAFGLTCTEAMWKSTPVLVSNSCGLRQQVRDKLDGWVLNRADDPKEIAKAFYHILDNPKERERLALSAQKRVMEEFLIFTNLRKWLRTFSLLSSETQT, encoded by the coding sequence ATGAACCTGCTCAAACCAATAGAAATCAATCAAAGTCTGAGTTTGAAAGACTATCTTTCCATACCTTTTCTAACAGCCCCAATTCAAGAACTTATAGAAGATGCCAGACAAAAAAAAGACCCTCTCCATAATAGAACTATCTGGATGATAAGTCAATCTGACAGAGGAGAGGGAGTCTCCGAACTTTTATCCCGCAAGGTCTGCTTATTTAAAGATTTAGGCTTTCATGTGCGCTGGCTATCCATCTCAGAAGAAAATAAAGATTTCTTAGCCCTCAACAACCGACTTAGAAACCTCATCTACGGTAGAAATGAAAATACGATACAGGAAAGTGAAAGAATTTTATATGAAAGCATTAACCTAAAAATCGCAAAAGAGTTAAGTCTTCTTTTTAAGCAAAACGATATACTTATTATCCATGATACGGCTGCTATGGCTACACCACATTTCATATCAAAAAAATACCAGATTAAGTTTATCTGGCGATGTCATGCAGGAACTGATATAGAAAATGAATTCACACGAAACGCCTGGGAATTCTTAAAACCTTATTCTGAACATTATAATACAACTATCTTTTCAGCTCCTGAATACATTCCTTACTATTTTTCAGGTCGGGCTCAAATCATAAGTCCTTCAATAGACCCCTTAAGCCATAAAAACCGAGACTTAAGCATTCATAAACTTATCGGAATTCTTTGTAATGCAGGTCTAAGTGTAGCCCATAACCCTATTATCACTCCTGAATTTAACAATATCGCTTTACGCCTACAAAAAAATAGAACTTATGCACCGGCAAAATTTCCTGATGAAATAGGCCTTCTTTATAGACCTATTATAAGCCAGATTTCTCGTTGGGAAAAAATGAAAGGATTTCTTCCCCTTCTGGAAGCTTTTAAAATATTAAAACAGGAATACAGGGATAAAGCTCAAACAGAACGTCAACAAAAGCGAATAGACTTTGTTCGAATGGTGCTTGCCGGACCGGCACCGGAAGAAACACCTGATAGACCCATTTCAAGTTCATTTTTAAAGGAAGTAGAAGATAGTTATCTTACCTTACCCGAAGATATACAAAGAGATATTGCCATCATAAAACTTCCCCTGCAATCTGTAAAAGAAAATGCTTTAATGATCAATGCCTTACAGCGTTGCAGTACCCTGGTAGTGCAAAATTCACTTCAAGAAGCATTTGGATTAACCTGTACAGAAGCTATGTGGAAGTCTACTCCCGTCCTTGTCTCAAATAGCTGTGGTTTACGACAACAGGTAAGGGATAAATTAGATGGCTGGGTTCTAAACCGTGCTGACGACCCAAAAGAAATAGCAAAAGCTTTCTATCATATTTTGGACAATCCTAAAGAAAGAGAACGTCTGGCTCTTTCCGCACAAAAAAGAGTCATGGAAGAATTTTTAATCTTCACCAACCTCCGCAAATGGTTACGCACGTTCTCTTTACTATCATCCGAAACTCAAACGTAA